In Streptomyces nodosus, one DNA window encodes the following:
- a CDS encoding Pls/PosA family non-ribosomal peptide synthetase produces the protein MVEKSAEFLESEPDGPVAAGPGRADPTTKDRQTAERKLAEVLAEIVSVDQVSPDSHFFSDLGANSMVMAQFCARIRKRPDLPSASMKDIYRHPTIRSLTAALLHTMPAPPAGAPAPSPTPAPVAPEAPATRPSTPRYILCGTLQLLIFLGYSFVTGIATTRGYEWVSDGTGLVDIYLRSVAFGGLGFLAVCTFPIAAKWILVGRWKPREFPVWSLTYLRFWVVKVLLHANPMILFIGNPLYVMYLRALGARIGKGVTILSRNVPVCTDLLTIGSGTVIRKDSFFLCYRAYAGRIQTGRVTLGSKVLVGEKTVLDIGTSMGDGAQLGHASALYHGQSVPEGEHHHGSPAQPTEIDYLRIGPARCDTSRRASFALLSLLQLFALYLPLTVGGVYMLFTEVPALGDRLDPENTDLSPIHLLTDTLALSLVLFFGFVVVGIAVLFGLPRLLRLAVKPDTVYPLYGFHYAAHQTIARLTNIKFFTWLFGDSSYIVPYLRGLGYDLSHVEQTGSNFGTEVQHDSPFLATVGRGTMVADGLSIINADYSSTSFRVSRATIGARSFLGNNIAYPSGGRTGENCLLATKVMIPLDGEIREGVGLLGSPSFEIPRSVERDSRFDHLRTGQELRRHLAAKNRFNLRSITLFLLVRWLHAFALTAFGLVSVHLYGAVGHLVIAAYLVITVGFTALYYVLVERCIGSFRRLRPQLCSIYDPYFWWHERLWKVPDHYLNVFNGTPFKNVIWRLLGVRIGSRVFDDGCYLTERTLTAIGDDSTLNAGSKIQCHSQEDGTFKSDHSTLGAGCTLGVAAHVHYGVTLGDGAVLAPDSFLMKGEEVPPSARWGGNPAAELPDMPEESPSVGSARAAETSSANVS, from the coding sequence ATAGTGGAAAAGTCTGCCGAGTTCTTGGAATCCGAGCCCGACGGCCCCGTGGCCGCCGGACCCGGCAGGGCCGATCCGACGACGAAAGACCGGCAGACCGCGGAGCGGAAACTCGCCGAGGTGCTGGCCGAAATCGTGAGCGTCGACCAGGTTTCCCCCGACAGCCATTTCTTCAGCGACCTCGGCGCCAATTCCATGGTCATGGCCCAGTTCTGCGCGCGGATCAGGAAGCGGCCGGACCTGCCGTCCGCCTCCATGAAGGACATCTACCGGCATCCCACGATCCGCAGTCTGACGGCGGCCCTCCTGCACACCATGCCCGCTCCTCCCGCCGGCGCGCCCGCCCCTTCCCCCACCCCCGCGCCGGTGGCGCCGGAGGCCCCCGCGACGCGGCCGAGCACGCCGAGGTACATCCTGTGCGGAACTCTCCAGCTGCTGATTTTCCTGGGGTATTCCTTCGTCACCGGGATCGCCACCACCCGGGGATACGAGTGGGTCTCCGACGGAACCGGCCTCGTCGACATATATCTGCGGTCGGTCGCATTCGGCGGCCTCGGATTCCTCGCGGTGTGCACCTTCCCCATCGCGGCCAAATGGATCCTCGTCGGCCGCTGGAAGCCCCGCGAGTTCCCGGTCTGGAGTCTGACGTATCTGCGCTTCTGGGTCGTCAAGGTCCTGCTGCACGCCAATCCGATGATCCTCTTCATCGGCAATCCGCTGTATGTGATGTATCTGCGAGCGCTGGGCGCGCGCATCGGAAAGGGAGTGACCATCCTTTCCCGCAATGTTCCGGTGTGCACGGATCTATTGACGATCGGCTCCGGTACGGTCATCCGCAAGGATTCGTTCTTCCTCTGCTACCGGGCATACGCGGGACGCATCCAGACCGGCCGGGTCACCCTGGGCAGCAAGGTGCTCGTGGGCGAGAAGACCGTGCTCGACATCGGCACATCGATGGGTGACGGGGCCCAGCTCGGTCACGCCTCCGCCCTGTACCACGGCCAGTCGGTCCCGGAGGGAGAGCACCACCACGGGTCACCCGCACAGCCCACCGAGATCGACTATCTGAGGATCGGACCGGCCCGGTGCGACACCTCACGGCGGGCAAGCTTCGCGTTGCTCAGCCTGCTTCAGCTGTTCGCCCTGTATCTCCCGCTGACCGTGGGCGGGGTGTACATGCTGTTCACCGAGGTTCCCGCGCTCGGCGACCGGCTGGACCCGGAGAACACCGATCTCTCCCCCATCCACCTCCTGACCGACACGCTGGCGCTGTCACTCGTGCTGTTCTTCGGCTTCGTCGTCGTGGGGATCGCCGTGCTGTTCGGCCTTCCGCGCCTGCTCCGGCTGGCCGTCAAGCCCGACACGGTCTATCCGCTCTACGGCTTCCACTACGCGGCGCACCAGACGATCGCCCGACTGACGAACATCAAGTTCTTCACCTGGCTCTTCGGCGACAGCTCCTACATCGTCCCCTACCTGCGCGGCCTCGGATACGACCTGTCCCACGTCGAGCAGACCGGATCGAACTTCGGCACGGAGGTCCAGCACGATTCACCGTTTCTCGCCACGGTCGGCCGCGGGACGATGGTGGCCGACGGGCTCTCCATCATCAACGCGGACTACTCCAGCACGTCCTTCCGGGTGTCCCGGGCCACGATCGGAGCGCGGAGCTTCCTCGGCAACAACATCGCCTATCCCTCGGGCGGCAGGACGGGGGAGAACTGCCTGCTGGCCACGAAGGTGATGATTCCCCTCGACGGTGAGATCCGCGAGGGCGTCGGGCTGCTCGGCTCACCGAGCTTCGAGATCCCCCGTTCGGTGGAGCGCGACTCACGGTTCGACCATCTGCGGACCGGGCAGGAACTGCGCCGCCACCTCGCCGCGAAGAACCGCTTCAACCTCCGCTCGATCACCTTGTTCCTGCTGGTGCGGTGGCTGCACGCCTTCGCCCTCACGGCGTTCGGCCTCGTCTCCGTCCATCTGTACGGCGCGGTCGGGCATCTGGTGATCGCCGCCTATCTGGTGATCACGGTCGGGTTCACCGCCCTGTACTACGTCCTCGTGGAGCGCTGCATCGGGTCGTTCCGCCGGCTGCGCCCCCAGTTGTGCTCCATCTACGACCCGTACTTCTGGTGGCACGAGCGGCTGTGGAAGGTGCCGGACCACTACCTCAACGTTTTCAACGGCACGCCCTTCAAGAACGTGATCTGGCGACTGCTGGGCGTCCGCATCGGCAGCAGGGTCTTCGACGACGGCTGCTATCTGACCGAACGCACACTCACCGCCATCGGCGACGACTCCACGCTCAACGCGGGGAGCAAGATCCAGTGCCACTCGCAGGAGGACGGCACCTTCAAGTCCGACCACAGCACGCTCGGCGCCGGCTGCACCCTCGGGGTGGCCGCTCATGTGCACTACGGCGTGACGCTGGGCGACGGCGCCGTACTGGCCCCCGACTCCTTCCTCATGAAGGGCGAGGAAGTCCCCCCGAGCGCGCGGTGGGGAGGGAACCCGGCCGCGGAACTGCCGGACATGCCCGAGGAGTCCCCCTCCGTCGGCTCGGCAAGGGCGGCAGAGACGTCCTCGGCGAACGTGAGTTGA
- a CDS encoding non-ribosomal peptide synthetase encodes MGANVQADREFWSDVLTSGGFTAVPRWARMPTAGVFEYAAPVPEDVAEKIRGLAAELGVPESAVLLAAHAKVLAVLSGERDVVTGYVAGAGSEALPCRLSVAPGSWRALVSEAQRVEEEMLAHRDFAVDELRRELGVAGPSYEVVFDPTGTESGLADGIALGVSWSDRDGRPTVRLRYRTQVLDAEAAARVGGYHMAALALMAADADAEHARQSLLSAEEVRYQLEGLAGPRRRLPEGRAHELFEQRVRAHPEAVAVVRGDRTWTYGELDARANRLARALLARGLGPEDVVAVVTDRTLDWPAAVLAVFKAGGVYLPVEPHFPPARIAATLSRAGCRLVLTERDSTHTLDQALATLPEAERLLIEEAYAEDHPGDDIGTEVDAGRLAYIYFTSGSTGEPKGAMCEHAGMLNHLYAKIDDLGIDEGVVVAQTAPQCFDISLWQLLSALLVGGRTLLVEQEVILDVERFVDTLVRGRVGVVQVVPSYLEVVMAYLEQHPRALPDLRCVSVTGEALKPELVQRWFAIRPGITLVNAYGLTETSDDTNHEVMDGPPEDGRVLLGRAVSNVRVHVVDEHLSLVPLGAPGVIAFGGVCVGRGYVNDPERTRAAYREDPFRPGERLYLGGDWGRWHPGGKLEFLGRRDNQVKIRGFRIETGEIENTLMRVPGVRDGAVVVAERAGRSKHLIAFYTGRQQQVEVLQQALGAALPAYMVPSAFHWQESLPLTGNGKIDRKALTALAERNTSVQEGDAPGRHDRVPRTPGERRLAAAWAEILGVPEHHIGRRDHFFGSGGTSLSAVRLSIVLDRAVSLKDITRHPVLADLAALLDGTARRRTELLQPLSRTAGVPPECALVCFPYAGGNAVNYRPMADTLAGNGPTVHAVDLPGHDLAARSEAFAPMAQVVGQVVDEIIEHGLDRVMLWGHSSGAAPALETARRLRERGVEVKRVFLAAQLLGTAAERRAALAELSALSDAGIAATLTSDSGYTELGELHARHAAHIGAAYRHDCADAHRYFAELLENPPAVRLPVPVTVVVAADDPHTAGFRDRFRDWELLAEQVDLVELADGGHYFLRTRPAGAAQAVLGAPEPLTSS; translated from the coding sequence ATGGGAGCGAATGTGCAGGCTGACCGGGAATTCTGGAGCGATGTGCTGACCTCCGGCGGTTTCACCGCCGTTCCACGGTGGGCGCGGATGCCGACGGCGGGCGTGTTCGAGTACGCCGCGCCGGTGCCGGAAGACGTGGCCGAGAAGATCCGTGGGCTGGCCGCGGAGCTCGGGGTGCCGGAGAGCGCCGTGCTCCTGGCCGCACACGCCAAGGTGCTGGCCGTGCTCTCGGGTGAGCGGGACGTGGTGACCGGTTATGTCGCCGGGGCGGGCAGCGAGGCGCTGCCGTGCCGGCTGAGCGTCGCGCCCGGGTCATGGCGCGCGCTGGTGTCCGAGGCGCAGCGCGTCGAGGAGGAGATGCTGGCACACCGGGACTTCGCGGTGGACGAGCTGCGGCGGGAGTTGGGGGTGGCCGGCCCTTCGTACGAGGTCGTGTTCGACCCCACCGGAACGGAGAGCGGGCTGGCCGACGGCATCGCGCTGGGCGTGAGCTGGTCCGACCGGGACGGAAGGCCGACCGTGCGGCTGCGCTATCGCACACAGGTGCTGGACGCCGAGGCCGCGGCCCGGGTCGGCGGCTATCACATGGCCGCGCTGGCCTTGATGGCCGCCGACGCGGACGCCGAACACGCACGGCAGAGTCTGCTCTCGGCCGAGGAGGTGCGCTATCAGCTCGAAGGACTCGCCGGGCCGCGCCGGAGGCTGCCGGAAGGGCGGGCGCACGAGCTGTTCGAGCAGCGGGTGCGGGCGCATCCGGAGGCCGTGGCGGTGGTGCGGGGCGATCGCACCTGGACCTACGGGGAACTCGACGCACGCGCGAACCGGTTGGCACGGGCGCTGCTGGCGCGGGGGCTCGGTCCGGAGGACGTGGTGGCCGTCGTCACCGATCGCACGCTCGACTGGCCGGCCGCGGTGTTGGCGGTGTTCAAGGCCGGGGGCGTCTATCTACCGGTCGAGCCGCACTTTCCCCCCGCCCGTATCGCGGCGACCTTGTCCCGTGCCGGGTGCCGGCTGGTGCTGACCGAGCGGGACAGCACGCACACCCTCGACCAGGCCCTGGCCACCCTCCCGGAAGCCGAACGGCTGCTGATCGAGGAGGCCTACGCGGAGGACCACCCCGGCGACGACATCGGGACGGAGGTCGACGCCGGCCGGCTCGCCTACATCTACTTCACCTCCGGTTCCACCGGCGAGCCGAAGGGGGCGATGTGCGAGCACGCGGGGATGCTCAACCATCTCTACGCCAAGATCGACGACTTGGGGATCGACGAGGGCGTGGTGGTCGCGCAGACGGCCCCGCAGTGCTTCGACATCTCGCTGTGGCAGTTGCTGTCCGCGCTGCTGGTCGGCGGACGCACCCTGCTCGTCGAGCAGGAGGTGATCCTGGACGTGGAGCGGTTCGTCGACACGCTCGTCCGTGGCCGGGTCGGGGTGGTGCAGGTCGTGCCCTCCTATCTGGAGGTCGTGATGGCGTACCTGGAACAGCATCCCCGTGCGCTGCCCGACCTGAGGTGTGTGTCGGTGACCGGCGAGGCCCTGAAGCCGGAGCTGGTACAGCGCTGGTTCGCGATCCGGCCGGGGATCACCCTGGTCAACGCCTATGGGCTGACCGAGACGTCCGACGACACCAACCACGAGGTCATGGACGGGCCGCCGGAGGACGGCCGGGTGCTGCTGGGGCGGGCCGTCAGCAATGTGCGCGTCCATGTCGTCGACGAGCATCTGTCGCTGGTGCCGCTGGGTGCCCCAGGAGTGATCGCGTTCGGCGGGGTCTGCGTCGGGCGGGGGTATGTCAACGATCCCGAGCGGACCCGCGCCGCCTACCGGGAGGATCCGTTCCGGCCGGGCGAGCGCCTCTATCTCGGGGGCGACTGGGGGCGCTGGCATCCCGGCGGCAAGCTGGAGTTCCTCGGGCGCCGGGACAACCAGGTCAAGATCCGTGGTTTCCGAATCGAGACGGGTGAGATCGAGAACACCCTGATGCGGGTTCCCGGGGTGCGCGACGGTGCGGTGGTCGTCGCCGAGCGGGCCGGCCGGAGCAAGCATCTGATCGCCTTCTACACCGGCCGGCAGCAGCAGGTGGAGGTGTTGCAGCAGGCGCTGGGCGCCGCGCTGCCCGCGTACATGGTCCCCTCCGCCTTCCACTGGCAGGAGTCCCTGCCGCTGACCGGCAACGGCAAGATCGACCGAAAGGCCCTGACCGCGCTCGCCGAACGGAACACCTCGGTCCAGGAGGGCGACGCCCCCGGGCGGCACGACCGCGTCCCGCGCACCCCGGGCGAGCGGAGACTGGCGGCAGCCTGGGCCGAGATCCTGGGCGTCCCCGAGCACCACATCGGCCGGCGGGATCATTTCTTCGGCTCCGGCGGCACCTCGCTCTCGGCGGTGAGACTCAGCATCGTGCTGGACCGCGCGGTGTCCCTCAAGGACATCACCCGCCATCCGGTGCTCGCCGACCTGGCCGCGCTCCTCGACGGCACCGCCCGGCGGCGCACCGAGCTTCTCCAGCCCCTGTCCCGGACGGCGGGCGTCCCCCCGGAGTGCGCGCTGGTGTGCTTCCCGTACGCCGGCGGCAACGCGGTCAACTACCGGCCGATGGCCGACACCCTGGCGGGCAACGGGCCCACGGTCCACGCCGTGGATCTGCCCGGTCACGATCTGGCCGCCCGGAGCGAGGCGTTCGCTCCGATGGCGCAGGTGGTCGGGCAGGTCGTCGACGAGATCATCGAACACGGCCTGGACAGGGTCATGCTGTGGGGCCACTCCTCGGGCGCCGCACCGGCCCTGGAGACGGCCAGGCGGTTGCGGGAGCGCGGGGTCGAGGTCAAGCGGGTGTTCCTGGCCGCGCAGTTGCTCGGCACCGCAGCCGAAAGACGGGCCGCCCTCGCCGAGCTGTCGGCGCTGAGCGACGCCGGCATCGCCGCGACGCTGACCTCGGACAGCGGCTACACCGAGCTCGGTGAGCTCCATGCGCGC
- a CDS encoding glutathione-independent formaldehyde dehydrogenase, with translation MKAVVYEKPFSVTVRDVDDPQIQHPNDVLVRVTSTAICGSDLHMYEGRTAAEPGIVFGHENLGVVEETGSGVTSLAQGDRVVMPFNVACGFCKNCLAGETGFCLTVNPGFAGGAYGYVAMGPYKGGQAERLRVPYADFNCLKLPPGNEFETDFVLLADIFPTGYHGCELAEVSPGESVAVYGAGPVGLMSAYSALLRGASKVFCVDRVAERLAKAEEIGAIPIDFTKGDPAEQIKEHTGGQGTDKGVDAVGYQAQAHDASHEEPAVVLNALVETVRPTGRLGVPGLYVPSDPGASDEHARHGQLLVSIGKMFEKGQKMGTGQCNVKRYNRQLRDLIIAGRARPGFVVSHELPLEQAPQAYQKFDKRVEGYTKVVLHPGHALAA, from the coding sequence GTGAAAGCAGTCGTCTATGAGAAGCCCTTCAGCGTGACGGTGAGGGACGTCGACGATCCGCAGATCCAGCATCCCAACGATGTGCTGGTACGGGTCACCTCCACCGCGATCTGCGGATCGGATCTCCATATGTACGAGGGCCGTACCGCGGCCGAACCGGGCATCGTCTTCGGACACGAGAACCTCGGCGTCGTCGAGGAGACCGGCTCCGGAGTGACCTCCCTCGCCCAGGGGGACCGTGTGGTGATGCCCTTCAATGTCGCCTGCGGATTCTGCAAGAACTGTCTCGCCGGGGAGACGGGCTTCTGCCTGACCGTCAATCCCGGGTTCGCCGGCGGGGCCTACGGCTATGTGGCGATGGGGCCGTACAAGGGCGGCCAGGCGGAGCGGCTGCGGGTTCCGTACGCCGATTTCAACTGTCTGAAGCTGCCGCCGGGAAACGAGTTCGAGACCGACTTCGTGCTGCTCGCCGACATCTTCCCGACGGGCTACCACGGATGCGAACTCGCCGAGGTGTCCCCGGGCGAGAGCGTGGCCGTCTACGGGGCCGGCCCGGTGGGACTGATGTCCGCCTACTCGGCACTGCTGCGCGGCGCGTCCAAGGTGTTCTGCGTCGACCGGGTGGCGGAGCGGCTCGCCAAGGCGGAGGAGATCGGGGCCATCCCCATCGACTTCACCAAGGGCGACCCGGCCGAGCAGATCAAGGAGCACACCGGGGGACAGGGCACCGACAAGGGCGTGGACGCCGTCGGCTACCAGGCCCAGGCGCACGACGCCAGCCACGAGGAACCGGCCGTCGTCCTCAACGCCCTGGTCGAGACCGTGCGGCCGACCGGCAGGCTCGGTGTGCCGGGCCTCTATGTGCCCTCCGATCCGGGCGCATCCGATGAACACGCCCGGCACGGCCAACTTCTGGTCTCCATCGGCAAGATGTTCGAAAAGGGTCAGAAGATGGGCACCGGTCAGTGCAACGTCAAGCGCTACAACCGCCAGCTGCGCGATCTGATCATCGCGGGCCGTGCCCGGCCCGGCTTCGTGGTGTCCCATGAACTCCCGCTGGAACAGGCACCGCAGGCCTATCAGAAGTTCGACAAGAGGGTCGAGGGCTACACCAAGGTGGTGCTGCACCCGGGCCACGCGCTCGCGGCGTAG
- a CDS encoding general stress protein translates to MTQHPPTAPVDRPVVGSYPTYERAQRAVDFLSDNRFPVERTAIIGSDLRMVETVLGRLTRGRAALAGAGSGAWFGLLIGLLLSLFAAGHHHVIVLMLSGLFYGAIFGALFGFTGHALTGGRHDFASRNQIVAARYDVVAEADVAEEARNMLIKLGWREG, encoded by the coding sequence ATGACCCAGCATCCGCCCACGGCACCCGTCGACCGCCCGGTGGTCGGCTCCTATCCGACCTATGAGCGCGCCCAGCGCGCGGTCGACTTCCTCTCGGACAACAGGTTCCCGGTGGAACGCACCGCGATCATCGGCTCGGACCTGCGGATGGTGGAGACGGTGCTGGGCCGCCTCACCCGAGGCCGGGCCGCCCTGGCCGGCGCGGGCTCCGGAGCCTGGTTCGGGCTGCTCATCGGCCTGCTGCTGTCGCTGTTCGCCGCGGGCCACCATCATGTGATCGTGCTGATGCTCAGCGGACTGTTCTACGGCGCGATCTTCGGCGCCCTCTTCGGTTTCACCGGCCACGCCCTCACCGGGGGCCGGCACGACTTCGCCTCCCGCAACCAGATCGTCGCCGCCCGCTACGACGTGGTCGCGGAGGCCGATGTGGCGGAGGAAGCGAGGAACATGCTCATCAAGCTGGGCTGGCGCGAAGGCTGA
- a CDS encoding DedA family protein — MEPPLPGPLAHLAPLLGHYGYWAVGVVILVEDFGVPAPGETILIAAGIYAGAGRLDIVTVAVLAFVAAAVGDNIGYLIGRSGGRPFVHRWGRYVFLTPERFRTAEEFFTRHGGKVVTVARFVEGLRQVNGLIAGTSGMPWPRFLAFNALGAALWVAFWVTLAYLAGTHVTALYGVISRYQLYALIALGVLVAALIARRLLRRRRRHREP, encoded by the coding sequence ATGGAGCCGCCGCTTCCGGGCCCGCTGGCTCATCTGGCCCCGCTGCTCGGCCACTACGGCTACTGGGCCGTCGGCGTCGTGATCCTCGTCGAGGACTTCGGGGTCCCCGCGCCCGGAGAGACCATCCTGATCGCGGCCGGGATCTACGCCGGGGCGGGACGGCTGGACATCGTCACGGTCGCGGTGCTCGCGTTCGTCGCGGCGGCCGTCGGGGACAACATCGGCTATCTCATCGGCCGCTCCGGAGGACGCCCCTTCGTCCATCGCTGGGGCCGCTATGTGTTTCTGACCCCCGAACGCTTCCGCACGGCCGAGGAGTTCTTCACCCGGCACGGCGGCAAGGTCGTCACCGTCGCCCGTTTCGTCGAGGGGCTCCGCCAGGTCAACGGCCTCATCGCGGGCACCAGCGGCATGCCCTGGCCCCGTTTCCTCGCCTTCAACGCGCTCGGTGCGGCGCTGTGGGTGGCGTTCTGGGTGACCCTCGCCTATCTGGCGGGTACCCATGTCACCGCTCTGTACGGGGTGATCTCCCGCTACCAGCTGTATGCGCTGATCGCCCTGGGGGTGCTGGTCGCCGCGCTGATCGCCCGCCGACTGCTGCGTCGCCGCCGCCGGCACCGCGAGCCGTGA